From the Synechococcus sp. Nb3U1 genome, one window contains:
- a CDS encoding proline--tRNA ligase, producing the protein MRLSQMLFVTLREDPAEAELTSHKLLLRGCFIRRLSPGTYTYLPLLWRVLQKISDIVRQEMNTIGGQECLMPQLQPAEIWRESGRWDVYTQAEGIMFALTDRQGREQGLGPTHEEVITLLARDLIRSYRQLPQTLYQIQTKFRDEIRPRFGLMRGREFIMKDAYSFHADEESLRRTYQDMYRAYSRILSRCGLQFRVVDADAGAIGGPSAASQEFMVLASAGEDDILYTPDGSYAANVEKAVSIPPEAASSPYDPVQTLDTPDTETIDKLADFLKISPTIILKNILYQALYDNGMRVAVLLSIRADQQVNEVKLSNHLSRLADRYKASKLLTLTLADADTQNSWQGDPIPVGYIAPDLPDSCLGKKQENLAPKILRLADQTAALMKNFVTGANQPGKHVGGVNWGEQYPLPEVVDVRKAQAGDRSLLNPEQILETTRGIEIGHIFQLGRKFSVPMQATFTDEQGSEHPLWMGCYGIGVSRLAQAAVEQSHDANGIIWPVAIAPYHVVVVVPNISDEQQMSVAEKLVMELTAAGIETLWDDRDERAGVKFKDAELIGIPYRITTGRSLKQGKVELTERATGQATEVPIEEVVTTLKERIEAALAVPD; encoded by the coding sequence ATGCGACTGAGCCAGATGTTGTTTGTGACGCTGCGAGAGGATCCCGCCGAAGCCGAACTAACCAGCCATAAGCTGCTGTTGCGGGGCTGTTTTATCCGGCGACTGTCCCCCGGCACCTACACCTATCTCCCCTTGCTCTGGCGGGTATTGCAGAAGATCTCGGACATTGTCCGGCAAGAGATGAACACCATCGGCGGACAGGAATGCCTGATGCCCCAATTGCAGCCGGCGGAAATCTGGCGGGAATCCGGTCGTTGGGATGTCTACACCCAAGCGGAAGGGATCATGTTTGCCCTCACAGACCGGCAGGGACGAGAACAGGGCCTTGGCCCTACCCACGAAGAAGTGATCACCCTCCTAGCCCGGGATCTGATCCGCTCCTACCGGCAGCTGCCCCAAACCCTCTACCAAATTCAGACCAAATTTCGGGATGAGATTCGGCCTCGCTTTGGCCTGATGCGCGGTCGGGAGTTCATCATGAAAGATGCCTACTCTTTTCATGCCGACGAAGAAAGCCTGCGCCGAACCTATCAGGATATGTATCGCGCCTACAGTCGCATTCTCAGCCGCTGTGGGCTGCAATTTCGCGTGGTGGATGCCGATGCCGGGGCGATTGGCGGGCCTTCAGCAGCTTCCCAGGAATTTATGGTGCTGGCCTCTGCCGGAGAAGATGACATTCTCTACACCCCCGATGGCTCCTATGCGGCTAACGTGGAAAAGGCAGTGTCTATCCCGCCGGAGGCCGCTTCCTCTCCTTATGATCCTGTTCAGACTCTGGACACCCCCGACACAGAAACAATTGATAAATTGGCGGACTTCCTCAAGATTTCTCCCACGATCATTCTCAAAAATATCCTCTACCAAGCCCTTTACGACAACGGGATGCGGGTGGCGGTGCTCCTGAGCATTCGGGCCGACCAACAGGTGAATGAGGTAAAACTGTCCAATCATCTCAGCCGCTTGGCGGATCGCTACAAAGCCAGCAAATTGCTCACCCTCACCCTGGCCGATGCCGATACCCAAAACAGTTGGCAGGGGGATCCGATTCCTGTGGGTTATATCGCCCCCGATTTGCCGGATAGCTGCCTGGGCAAAAAACAGGAAAACCTAGCCCCAAAAATCTTGCGGTTGGCGGATCAAACGGCAGCCCTGATGAAAAACTTTGTGACAGGAGCCAACCAACCCGGCAAGCATGTAGGGGGGGTGAACTGGGGCGAACAATACCCTTTACCAGAAGTAGTAGATGTGCGCAAAGCCCAAGCAGGGGATCGCTCCCTCCTCAACCCGGAACAGATCCTGGAAACCACCCGCGGCATTGAGATCGGCCATATCTTCCAGTTGGGGCGCAAATTTTCGGTTCCCATGCAGGCCACCTTCACCGACGAACAGGGATCCGAGCATCCCCTGTGGATGGGTTGCTACGGCATTGGCGTGTCTCGCTTGGCCCAAGCCGCCGTGGAACAATCCCACGATGCCAATGGCATCATCTGGCCGGTGGCCATTGCCCCCTATCACGTGGTGGTGGTGGTGCCCAACATCTCCGATGAACAGCAGATGAGCGTGGCGGAAAAGCTAGTCATGGAGCTGACCGCCGCCGGCATTGAAACCCTCTGGGATGACCGGGATGAGCGGGCGGGCGTGAAATTCAAAGATGCGGAACTGATCGGGATCCCCTATCGAATCACCACAGGCCGCAGCCTCAAGCAGGGCAAAGTGGAACTGACCGAACGGGCCACTGGCCAAGCCACCGAAGTGCCTATTGAAGAGGTAGTAACCACCCTCAAAGAGCGGATCGAGGCGGCCTTGGCTGTGCCAGACTGA